The following are from one region of the Candidatus Methylomirabilota bacterium genome:
- a CDS encoding transcriptional regulator yields MELSAKFFRGLGDPTRLKILEILLNGEQSVSDLVRLLGIQQGRVSNHLACLKWCGYVATATNGRYTLYRIADTRVKRILQLSREMVAKNAEHLWACTRIADTRKPRATMSK; encoded by the coding sequence CTGGAGCTGTCGGCGAAGTTCTTTCGCGGCTTGGGGGATCCGACCCGCTTGAAGATTCTCGAGATCCTCCTCAACGGTGAACAAAGTGTCTCCGACCTCGTTCGCTTACTCGGCATCCAACAAGGCCGCGTGTCAAATCACCTCGCCTGCCTCAAATGGTGCGGGTATGTCGCGACCGCCACTAATGGGCGCTATACACTCTATCGTATCGCTGATACGCGGGTGAAGCGAATCCTTCAGCTCTCGCGCGAGATGGTGGCAAAAAACGCCGAGCACCTCTGGGCCTGCACGCGCATCGCAGACAC
- the pgl gene encoding 6-phosphogluconolactonase, which produces MENGQYVGSSTRLAIDELLVAADPPALAREAAARFARIAQKAVARLGRVTLVLAGGSTPERLYACLASEPYRTELPWHKTHIFWSDERAVPPEHPDSNFGMAKRALLDRVPVPADRIHRMQAERSDLDGAASDYQAEIAMTFAVTPAGEPPAFDLILLGLGRDGHTASLFPSTQALRESRRWVCSNHIPMLKTNRLTLTPPILNRAMTILLLVSGVDKAPILQTVLRGPAAPERLPIHLVRPASGRLIWLVDQDAAKGLGGRA; this is translated from the coding sequence ATGGAAAACGGGCAGTACGTCGGCAGTTCGACGCGACTCGCCATCGATGAGTTACTGGTGGCGGCGGATCCTCCTGCTCTTGCCCGCGAGGCTGCAGCGCGCTTCGCCAGGATCGCTCAGAAAGCCGTCGCACGTCTCGGTCGCGTTACCCTGGTGCTGGCGGGCGGCTCAACTCCGGAACGCCTCTACGCCTGTCTGGCGTCGGAGCCATACCGCACTGAGCTGCCGTGGCATAAGACCCACATCTTCTGGAGCGACGAGCGAGCCGTCCCGCCGGAGCATCCGGACTCGAATTTCGGCATGGCCAAAAGAGCGCTGCTCGATCGCGTTCCGGTACCTGCCGACCGGATCCACCGGATGCAGGCCGAGCGGTCAGATCTGGACGGAGCGGCCAGCGACTATCAGGCCGAGATCGCGATGACCTTTGCCGTGACACCGGCAGGTGAGCCGCCTGCCTTCGATCTGATCCTCCTGGGGTTGGGGCGCGACGGCCACACAGCCTCGTTGTTCCCGTCCACACAGGCGCTTCGAGAGTCCAGGCGGTGGGTCTGCTCCAATCATATTCCGATGTTGAAGACGAATCGCCTGACGCTGACGCCACCCATCCTCAATCGAGCCATGACCATCTTGCTCCTGGTTTCAGGGGTCGACAAGGCACCGATTCTTCAGACAGTTCTGCGTGGTCCGGCCGCCCCAGAGCGACTACCCATCCACCTGGTCCGGCCAGCCTCGGGGCGGCTGATATGGCTGGTGGACCAGGACGCCGCCAAAGGACTTGGTGGGAGGGCCTGA
- the gnd gene encoding 6-phosphogluconate dehydrogenase (decarboxylating) — MQLGMIGLGRMGANMVRRLLRGGHQCVVFARTADNVRQLAREGATGATSLDELVSLLDRPRTAWVMVPAGEPTEQIVVALSQRMDADDIIIDGGNSHYKDDLRRARIAKERGIHYVDVGTSGGIWGLDRGYCLMIGGEARVMTRLEPIFKTLAPGRGDLPRTLGRETLGGTAEDGYLHCGSVGAGHFVKMVHNGIEYGLMQAYAEGFDILRNAISQDLPEEYRYDLNMADIAEVWRRGSVISSWLLDLTATALAADPTLSGYTGFVQDSGEGRWTIMAAIEEAVPADVLSASLYARFRSRQSHTFADKLLSAMRAQFGGHAEPHPEG, encoded by the coding sequence ATGCAACTTGGAATGATCGGTCTCGGGAGGATGGGCGCCAACATGGTGCGCCGCCTGCTGCGCGGGGGGCACCAGTGCGTCGTATTCGCCAGAACGGCCGACAACGTGAGACAGTTGGCGCGGGAGGGGGCGACGGGCGCCACATCGCTGGACGAACTTGTGAGCCTGCTCGACCGGCCGCGGACGGCGTGGGTCATGGTGCCGGCGGGAGAGCCGACAGAGCAGATCGTGGTGGCGCTCTCGCAGCGCATGGATGCGGACGACATTATTATCGACGGTGGTAATTCTCACTATAAGGACGACCTGCGGCGCGCGCGGATTGCCAAAGAACGAGGGATCCACTATGTGGATGTGGGAACCAGCGGAGGCATCTGGGGACTGGATCGCGGCTACTGTCTGATGATCGGCGGCGAGGCGCGTGTGATGACGCGTCTGGAGCCGATTTTCAAAACGTTGGCCCCGGGACGAGGCGACCTTCCGCGCACGCTCGGTCGCGAGACGCTGGGCGGCACGGCGGAGGACGGTTACCTGCACTGCGGTTCGGTCGGCGCCGGCCATTTCGTCAAGATGGTCCACAACGGCATCGAGTACGGCCTGATGCAAGCCTACGCGGAGGGCTTCGACATCCTGCGTAACGCCATTTCACAAGACCTGCCAGAGGAGTACCGCTACGACCTCAATATGGCCGATATCGCGGAAGTCTGGCGGCGTGGCAGCGTCATCTCGTCGTGGCTGCTCGATCTGACGGCGACGGCGCTGGCGGCGGATCCCACGCTGTCGGGCTACACGGGCTTCGTCCAGGACTCCGGCGAGGGACGCTGGACGATCATGGCGGCTATCGAAGAGGCGGTACCGGCGGATGTGCTGTCGGCGTCACTGTATGCGCGCTTCCGATCCCGGCAAAGCCACACCTTCGCCGACAAGCTGCTGTCGGCGATGCGCGCGCAGTTCGGCGGGCATGCCGAACCGCATCCTGAGGGATAG
- a CDS encoding mechanosensitive ion channel family protein, which translates to MAGQKIIVELLIATAVALGAIAALLVLRRAGLRALRTVAHKTEGRMDDLALQAFRVPSLLSCLALGLYIGVAMVASFPPRTVELINDGVAILLIISVTLAVGRFLAAATRTYADRLGVEMAVTGLTIGLAKGVVYVCGALILLNTLGISITPILTALGVGGLAVALALQGSLANLFAGIHLLVEKPLRVGDYVKLESGQEGYVVDIGWRTTRIRALPNNLVIVPNAKLADTILTNYHLPEKRMSVLIPINVSYACDPGRIEAILVEEARSAIGDVPGLLAEPVPFVRFIPGFGESSLDFTLIVQVNEFVDQYLVQHELRKRILARFQKERIEIPFPQRVIYVHPAAAEGSSAC; encoded by the coding sequence ATGGCTGGGCAGAAGATCATCGTTGAGCTGCTGATTGCAACCGCGGTAGCGCTCGGGGCTATCGCGGCTCTCCTGGTGCTGAGACGGGCTGGACTGCGCGCGCTCAGGACCGTGGCCCATAAAACAGAAGGCAGAATGGATGACCTGGCGCTGCAGGCATTCCGTGTGCCGAGTCTCTTGTCGTGTCTTGCGCTTGGGTTGTACATCGGCGTCGCCATGGTCGCCTCCTTTCCGCCCCGAACCGTAGAACTCATCAACGACGGCGTAGCGATCCTTTTGATCATCTCAGTGACACTGGCCGTCGGTCGGTTCCTGGCGGCGGCTACCCGCACGTATGCCGATCGCCTGGGTGTCGAGATGGCGGTGACAGGCCTTACCATCGGGCTCGCCAAGGGGGTCGTCTACGTCTGTGGCGCACTGATCCTGTTAAATACCCTCGGGATATCGATTACCCCAATCCTGACTGCACTGGGTGTCGGCGGTCTGGCCGTAGCCTTAGCGCTTCAGGGTTCGCTGGCGAACCTGTTCGCTGGAATCCACCTGCTAGTGGAAAAGCCGCTTCGGGTGGGAGATTACGTCAAATTGGAATCCGGCCAGGAGGGGTACGTGGTTGATATCGGCTGGCGGACGACACGGATCCGGGCGTTACCGAATAACCTGGTCATCGTTCCCAATGCCAAGTTGGCCGACACAATCCTCACCAACTACCATCTGCCGGAGAAGCGGATGTCGGTCCTGATTCCCATCAATGTCAGTTATGCGTGCGATCCCGGCAGGATCGAAGCGATCTTGGTGGAAGAGGCTCGCTCTGCCATAGGGGATGTTCCCGGACTGCTGGCGGAACCCGTCCCATTCGTCCGCTTCATTCCAGGGTTTGGCGAGTCGTCGCTTGATTTCACCTTGATCGTGCAGGTCAACGAGTTTGTAGATCAGTACCTGGTTCAGCATGAGCTGCGAAAACGGATCTTGGCCCGCTTTCAGAAGGAGCGGATCGAGATCCCCTTCCCGCAGCGGGTGATCTACGTCCACCCCGCCGCTGCGGAGGGGTCGTCTGCCTGTTGA
- a CDS encoding trehalose-6-phosphate synthase, which translates to MAIVTVVSVIVLAFTVLQVRQERQRQMGDLERRTSLLAESLGESVEPLIGQGQSRLQRIVEKFGNRERLAGVAVYDTKGLPLAVTRTLAPHVATAPRRVIEAITADREMGDLITIGDKLMYVFVLPLHPEAQFAGALTLFHDASYIQRHLRQIWQHNFLRLLVQALLISLTALFVIRWTLIGSIARMAERIKRLRKGEIIDVSSLSSKDLLNPLATEVTHLAKSLSAAKAAAEDAKFGQVAETPWTPRSLKEHLRVKLQGRPIFVISNREPLLHVKRGNRVECVVPASGLVTALEPVLAACEGTWIAHGSGDADSVVVDDADRLRVPPGAPSYTLRRVWLTKAEEQGYYYGFANEGLWPLCHIAHTRPVFRADDWQYYRDVNNKFAQVTLAELEGVEEPCVLIQDYHFALLPRLIKARRPDARVGIFWHIPWPNPESFGICPWQRELLHGMLGADLIGFHIQFHCNNFLETVDRVLESRIEWEHFAVRRGNSTTYVKPFPISIAFLDDDAAPGEGTVEPRSTEALLMEFGIRARYLAIGVDRLDYTKGLLERLRGIERFLEKYPTFQGEFTFVELGAPSRTHIKQYQDLIAAIEAESDRINWRFQNGYWKPILLLKQHHTGKAIQRFYQAADACLVTSLHDGMNLVAKEFVAARKDEQGVLILSRFTGASRELHDAIIVNPYDVEEIADAIYAALNMAKGEQALRMRRMREVVRERNVYRWAADLITDLVEVRVEESRASIA; encoded by the coding sequence CTGGCAATCGTGACGGTCGTGAGCGTGATCGTGCTGGCGTTTACTGTCCTGCAAGTACGTCAGGAAAGGCAGCGGCAGATGGGCGACCTTGAGCGCCGGACATCGCTGCTGGCGGAAAGCCTGGGGGAGAGCGTCGAGCCCCTGATCGGACAAGGCCAGTCGAGACTCCAGCGGATCGTCGAGAAGTTCGGGAACCGGGAAAGGCTCGCCGGAGTAGCCGTCTACGATACGAAGGGGCTCCCTCTGGCGGTCACGCGCACGCTCGCGCCGCATGTCGCCACAGCTCCAAGGCGCGTAATCGAGGCAATCACTGCAGATCGCGAAATGGGCGATCTCATCACCATCGGCGATAAGCTGATGTATGTGTTCGTTCTGCCGCTTCACCCTGAGGCGCAGTTCGCGGGGGCGCTTACGCTCTTCCATGATGCGAGCTATATCCAGCGCCATCTTCGCCAGATCTGGCAACACAATTTCCTACGACTGTTGGTTCAAGCCCTCTTAATCTCGTTGACAGCGTTGTTCGTTATACGCTGGACCCTCATCGGGTCCATCGCAAGAATGGCGGAGCGGATCAAGCGATTGCGCAAAGGGGAGATCATCGATGTCTCATCACTCTCCAGCAAAGATCTCTTGAACCCGTTGGCGACGGAGGTCACGCATCTGGCAAAGAGCCTGTCAGCCGCGAAGGCCGCTGCCGAAGATGCCAAGTTCGGACAAGTGGCGGAGACGCCTTGGACTCCCAGGTCTTTGAAAGAGCACTTGCGGGTAAAACTCCAGGGAAGACCGATCTTTGTCATCTCCAATCGCGAGCCCTTACTCCACGTTAAAAGGGGAAACCGGGTCGAATGCGTTGTTCCGGCGAGCGGTTTGGTTACCGCACTGGAGCCTGTGCTGGCCGCGTGTGAAGGGACCTGGATCGCCCACGGAAGCGGCGACGCCGATAGCGTGGTCGTGGATGACGCCGACAGGCTCAGGGTTCCCCCCGGGGCGCCCAGCTACACCCTGAGGCGAGTGTGGCTGACGAAGGCGGAAGAACAGGGTTACTACTATGGGTTTGCCAACGAGGGTCTATGGCCGCTCTGTCACATTGCCCACACCCGGCCCGTCTTTCGGGCCGACGACTGGCAATACTATCGGGATGTGAACAACAAGTTCGCGCAGGTCACGTTGGCGGAGCTCGAAGGCGTTGAAGAGCCGTGCGTGCTCATTCAGGATTACCACTTCGCCCTCCTGCCCAGGCTGATCAAGGCAAGACGACCTGATGCGCGCGTGGGGATCTTCTGGCACATCCCGTGGCCCAATCCTGAATCGTTTGGGATCTGTCCCTGGCAGCGCGAGCTGCTCCATGGGATGCTGGGCGCAGACCTGATTGGGTTCCATATTCAGTTTCATTGTAACAATTTTCTGGAAACGGTGGACCGAGTGCTCGAATCACGGATCGAATGGGAGCACTTTGCCGTCAGGCGCGGCAACTCTACTACGTATGTCAAACCCTTCCCGATCAGCATCGCCTTCCTTGATGACGACGCGGCGCCGGGTGAAGGCACAGTGGAGCCGCGGAGCACGGAGGCGTTGCTGATGGAATTCGGCATCCGGGCACGCTATCTGGCTATAGGCGTTGATCGTCTCGACTATACCAAAGGACTGCTTGAACGTTTGCGAGGTATCGAGCGGTTCTTGGAGAAATATCCGACGTTCCAGGGAGAATTTACCTTTGTGGAGCTCGGCGCCCCCAGTCGTACCCATATCAAGCAGTATCAAGACCTGATCGCCGCCATCGAGGCCGAGTCGGATCGCATCAACTGGCGCTTCCAGAATGGTTACTGGAAACCGATTCTTCTCCTCAAACAGCATCATACCGGCAAGGCGATTCAGCGATTCTATCAGGCGGCAGATGCGTGCCTGGTAACATCGCTCCACGACGGGATGAACCTCGTGGCGAAGGAGTTCGTTGCGGCGCGGAAGGATGAACAAGGCGTCCTGATATTGAGTCGATTTACCGGAGCGTCTCGTGAGCTGCATGATGCTATTATCGTCAACCCTTACGACGTAGAAGAGATCGCCGATGCCATCTACGCGGCCCTCAACATGGCGAAGGGGGAGCAGGCTCTTCGTATGCGACGGATGCGGGAGGTGGTGAGGGAGCGCAACGTGTATCGATGGGCCGCTGATCTCATTACGGATCTCGTTGAGGTTCGTGTTGAAGAGTCGCGTGCCTCAATAGCCTGA
- the otsB gene encoding trehalose-phosphatase, protein MEWLWSQWPRVAADILSSSYMALLLDYDGTLTEIASTPEQATLASSTRSLLRVLSRRPRMTVAVISGRSLNELRRLVMVRDLIYVGNHGLEMWNNGRQTGVIVPRALQEAVARIRSQLTDVAADIPGVLVEDKGLSVSLHYRLVAHGLEGHLMGVFAREIVPLVRSSGLTVLHGKKVIELRPKLNWTKGHAALRVLKQIRRRSVLPIYIGDDLTDEDAFGALAEGITIRVGAHAGSNAHYYVRGVKEVVALLQWMAAAL, encoded by the coding sequence ATGGAATGGCTCTGGTCTCAGTGGCCGCGGGTTGCGGCGGATATATTGAGCAGCAGTTATATGGCGCTGCTCCTGGATTACGACGGCACACTCACAGAGATTGCCTCCACCCCGGAGCAGGCGACGCTTGCCTCTTCGACACGGTCGCTGCTCCGAGTACTCTCACGCCGTCCTCGAATGACGGTCGCCGTGATCAGCGGACGATCGCTTAACGAGCTGCGACGGCTGGTCATGGTACGGGACCTGATTTACGTTGGCAATCATGGACTGGAAATGTGGAATAATGGTCGACAGACCGGGGTGATCGTGCCACGTGCTTTGCAAGAAGCGGTCGCGCGGATTCGGTCGCAACTCACCGACGTGGCAGCCGATATCCCCGGCGTGCTGGTCGAGGATAAAGGTCTATCGGTCAGCCTGCATTACCGGTTGGTGGCTCATGGGCTGGAGGGTCACCTCATGGGAGTGTTTGCGCGCGAAATCGTTCCCCTGGTTCGCTCATCGGGACTGACAGTCCTTCACGGAAAGAAGGTGATCGAACTCCGTCCCAAACTCAACTGGACAAAAGGTCACGCTGCACTGCGGGTGTTGAAGCAAATCCGCCGACGCTCGGTCTTACCGATTTACATTGGTGACGATCTTACTGATGAAGATGCATTTGGGGCACTTGCGGAAGGCATCACGATACGGGTCGGCGCCCACGCAGGGTCAAACGCGCACTATTACGTGCGGGGCGTGAAGGAAGTGGTTGCGCTCCTTCAATGGATGGCTGCAGCCCTTTAA
- a CDS encoding HflC protein, translating to MMKGPMRLVLIIGAILVLFLFFRPWVQVGAGERGVVMNFGAVQEDVLGEGLHFRVPIMQTVVRVDVKVQKATTDAAAASSDLQDVSSTVAINYHIMPDKANVVYQSIGVGFKERIIDPAVQEVVKAVTAKYTAEELITKRPAVSDAMKATLTERLMLHNIAVDAFSIVGFSFSKVFMEAIEAKQTAEQLALKARRDLERIKIEAEQKVTAAKAEAEALRLQRANISPDLIELRKIEANLKAIDKWNGILPQVTGAGAVPFIGIGEMEKRKEINKKGS from the coding sequence ATGATGAAGGGGCCGATGAGGCTGGTCCTGATTATTGGAGCAATTCTGGTGTTGTTCCTGTTTTTTCGGCCATGGGTTCAGGTTGGGGCTGGTGAAAGAGGGGTTGTCATGAATTTTGGCGCTGTTCAGGAGGATGTGCTTGGAGAAGGGCTGCATTTCAGGGTGCCCATCATGCAAACGGTTGTCCGGGTGGATGTCAAGGTGCAGAAGGCCACGACGGATGCGGCAGCCGCATCATCCGACCTGCAGGATGTCAGCTCTACTGTTGCGATTAACTATCATATAATGCCGGATAAGGCAAATGTTGTCTACCAGTCTATCGGTGTAGGGTTTAAAGAGCGGATCATAGACCCTGCAGTGCAGGAGGTGGTAAAGGCTGTGACCGCCAAGTACACCGCGGAAGAGCTTATCACAAAGAGGCCGGCGGTCAGCGATGCCATGAAAGCAACGCTTACTGAAAGGCTCATGTTGCACAACATAGCGGTTGATGCATTCTCTATCGTCGGCTTCAGCTTCTCCAAGGTATTTATGGAAGCCATTGAAGCAAAACAGACAGCAGAACAACTCGCACTGAAAGCGAGAAGGGACCTGGAGAGGATCAAGATAGAGGCAGAACAGAAGGTGACGGCAGCCAAGGCAGAAGCGGAGGCCTTAAGGTTACAAAGAGCAAATATTTCACCAGACCTTATAGAACTGAGAAAAATAGAGGCCAATCTCAAGGCGATAGATAAATGGAATGGAATACTTCCCCAGGTTACAGGGGCTGGGGCTGTACCATTTATCGGCATAGGTGAGATGGAGAAGAGAAAAGAGATAAACAAAAAAGGATCATAA